A window of Sodalis praecaptivus genomic DNA:
CGACACAGCGCGACAAGAGCCTATTCACCGCCAGCTTCGATCTGGGCCTGGAGCAAACGCTGAGCGGCCGCGGCCTGGAATCGCTGCAACAGTTCACCCGCTGGCTGGCGGGCATTGCCCGCCAGGCGGAGCGGGAGCCGGTCGCGGCGGTGCGTGAACTCATCCACGGTATCGACTATGAAAGCTGGCTGTATGAAAGCTCTCCCGGTCCGAGAGCGGCGGAAATGCGGATGAAGAATGTTAACCAGCTGTTCAGCTGGATGACCGAGATGCTTACCGGCTCCGATTTGAATGAGGCGATGACGCTTGATCAGGTGGTCACCCGTTTTACTCTGCGCGATATGATGGAGCGCGGCGAGAGCGAGGAGGAGTTGGATCAGGTGCAGCTGATGACGCTGCACGCCTCTAAGGGGTTGGAGTTTCCCTATGTCTTCCTGGTCGGCATGGAGGAGGGACTGTTACCGCATCAAAGCAGTATCGACGAGAACAATATTGATGAGGAGCGCCGCCTGGCTTATGTCGGCATTACCCGCGCGCAAAAGGAATTAACTTTCACCCTGTGCCGCGAGCGGCGTCAATACGGTGAACTGGTCAAACCGGAACCGAGCCGCTTCTTGCTGGAACTGCCGCAGGACGATTTGGCGTGGGAGCAAGTGCGTAAACCGGTCAGCGCCGAGGAGCGGATGAGCCGTGGACAGGGCCATCTGGCCAGTCTTCGCGCTCAGTTGGCCAAGGCGCGCGGCGAGGGCGGCTAAGCTATTTCCCGCTTAGCGCGGCAACAGCGGCCGCGACGGGGCGTAAGCTGAGCCGATCGCTCAGCTTTGCGGTGCTTCTTCCAGCAGTAACGGCCAGTGGACGTAACTCTGCCACTGGCTTTCTTGCTCCAGGTATTCCGCCCGCAGCGGATGCTGGTTCAACCAGTCGTGGGGTAACAGGACGTGCAGCGTCTCGTCCATGGCGCGCAGCTCCACCGCGGGTAACGCGTCGTCGCGCCGGCGGCTGGCAAAGATGATCGCCAGCCGCATCAACCGACATAAGCGTTGAGCGATGCGCGGCGGCAGGCTATTTTGCTCATTCAACTGAGTGAGATCGATGTGGTTGCTCTGGTTTTGCAGCAGCGTGGCGATAAGCTTTTGCTGGGCGGGGGTAAAACCGGGAAGGTCGGTATGGCGGACGAGATAGGCGGCATGGTGCGGAGCGCGTTTAATATCAATGCTTAGGCCGATTTCGTGGATCATGCTGGCGCAGCGCAAAAGCGTGAAACATCGCTCGTCCAATTGCCAGGTCTCGGCCACCTGACGGGCGAATCCGTCCGCTAGCCGGGCGACCCGCTGCGCCTGCTCGGTATCCAGCTGATAGCGGCGCTGCAAGTTTTCCAGGGTGCGCTGGCGGATATCGCCGCCGGCCGGCAACGCCATCATGCCGTACATCATCCCCTCGCGCAGCGCGCCGCCCGCCAGGGTCATGGTCTTGATGCCGAGTTCGGCAAATACCGCCAGCAAAATCGCCAGCCCGCTCGGGAACACCAGCGCTCGATCCAGCGTCAGACCTTCGATTTCCAGCTCTTCGAGCTTGCCGCAGTGAATGGCGCGCTGTTTAAGCTGCAGCAGTTTGCTGAGCGTAATATGTTCATCCATCCCCTGGGCAACCATAATTTCTTGCAGCGCCTGCACCGTGCCGGAGGCGCCGACGCACACCTGCCAGCCCCGGGCCAGCAGTCGGAAAGCGACCGGGCGGATTTTTTCGCGCGCCGCGTGCTCCGCCCGCTCGAAGTTTTCCCGTGTCAGGCTGCGGTCGTTAAAATAGCGCTCCAGCCAGGTGACGCAGCCCATTTCCAGACTGAACAATTCCAGCGCCTGCGCGCCGCGCCCCACTACCAGCTCGGTGCTACCGCCGCCGATATCCACCACCAAACGTTCATCGGAGCCGCCGGTCGTGTGGGCGACGCCCTGATAGATAAGCCGGGCCTCTTCTTCGCCCGAAATGACCTGCACCGGACAGCCCAGAATATCACTGGCCGGGCCGAGAAATTCCGCCGCGTTAGTGGCCAGGCGCAGGGTGGCGGTGGCCACCACGCGGACGTGGGCGGGAGGGATATCCTGCAAATGTTCGGCAAACAGGCGCAGGCACTGCCAGCCGCGCTGCATCGCGTCGCTGGAAAGCCGGTTATCGCCGTTGAGCCCGGCGGCCAGACGCACTTTACGCTTGATGCGCGCCAGCGTCTGGACGGTGCCGGACACCTCACGCACCACCAACATATGAAAGCTGTTGGAGCCTAAGTCAATGGCGGCATAGAGTGAGGAGGCGCTTATCATCTGCGTTTAGCCCGGACGTTTACGGTTATGGCGCGGCGCGCCGCTGCGCCGCGGGCCGCCGCTGCGGCGGGGACCACTGCCGTTGCGGGGGCGGGTCAACCGTTTTGGCGCGGGCAGGTCGGTCAGCAGTGCGTCGCTGTTGTATTTACTAACGGGGATCTGATGGCCAATATAGCTTTCTATCGCGGTAAGATTCAATGCATATTCTTCACACGCCAGGCTGATGGAACACCCGCTCTCGCCGGCACGGCCGGTCCGGCCGATACGGTGGACGTAATCTTCGCAGTCGTCCGGCAGATCATAATTGAAAACGTGGGTCACGGAGGGAATATGCAGTCCGCGGGCGGCCACGTCCGTCGCCACCAGGATATCCAGCGCGCCCTGGGTAAACTCTTCTAAGATGCGCAGGCGCCGCTTCTGCGAGACATCGCCGGTCAGCAGCCCGACGCGATGACCGTCAGCGGCCAGGTGGCCCCAGATATCCTCACAGCGGTGCTTGGTATTGGCGAAAATGATACACCGGTCGGGCCACTCTTCCTCGACCAAGGTTTGCAGCAGGCGCATTTTTTCTTCATTAGAAGGATAAAACAGCTCCTCTTGTATGCGGTGGCCCGTTTTCTGCAGCGGCTCCACTTCAACATACTCGGCGTTATTCATATGCTCGAACGCCAGCTCGCGCACCCGATAAGAGAGGGTGGCGGAAAACAGCATGTTCAGCCGTTCAGCGGCGGCGGGCATCCGGCGGAACAGCCAGCGGATATCTTTGATAAAGCCGAGGTCGAACATTCGATCGGCCTCGTCCAGCACCACCACCTGAATGGCGCCCATATTGACGTAATTCTGTTTGGTGTAGTCAATCAGCCTGCCGGTGGTGCCCACCAGGATGTCGACCCCGGCTTCCAGCACTTTCAGCTGTTTATCATAACCATCGCCGCCGTAGGCCAGCCCCATTTTCAGGCCGGTCGCCTGGGCTAATGGTTCGGCATCGGAATGGATTTGCACCGCCAGCTCGCGGGTAGGCGCCATAATCAACGCGCGCGGCTGATTGGTTTGACGCCCCTCGGCGGCAGGGTGGGTGAGTAAATGATGAAACGTGGCCGTTAGAAAGGCCAGCGTTTTGCCGGTACCGGTTTGCGCCTGGCCCGCGACGTCTTTGCCCGCAAGCGTAATGGGCAAAGTCAGCGCTTGAATGGGCGTACAATTGTTAAAGCCTTTAGAATCAAGCGCTTCAACGATTAACGGGTGCAGGGCGAAGTCGGAAAACTTCTTTTCTGTTAAGTGTGTTTTGCTCATAGTGTGGTAGAATAACAGTTAACTATTGCATTACGAAAGTGTATACAGTGAAATAAAGTCAACCTGTTGTTGGTCATTGCTGCAACGGCAGGTAACGATAATTCTGTGGAGTAAAACATGAGCGATAAAATTATTCATCTGAGTGACGACAGCTTCGAAAAGGACGTATTACAGGCCAAAGGGCTGTTTTTGGTCGATTTCTGGGCCGAATGGTGTGGTCCTTGTAAAATGATTGCGCCTATTCTGGCAGAAGTCGCTGATGAATTCGACGGCAAACTGACCATCGCTAAATTGAACATCGACGAGAATCCGGCCACTGCACCTAAGTATGGTATCCGCGGTATTCCCACCCTGTTGCTGTTCCGCGATGGTGAAGTGGTAGCCACCAAAGTTGGCGCCCTGTCCAAAGGACAGTTGAAAGAGTTCCTTAACGCAAATCTGTAAGCGGTATTGCGCATCTTCCTCTGGGCGCTGGCGTTCATAAGCATTTCTCATATTGACCGCTAGACGCCCATCAAGAACCATGCTAAGTTTATGTCCACTGCATTGTGATCTTACCTGTAGTTTGAATCTGAGCTTTACTCTTTGCCCGCACCCCGTTGTAAGAAAGTACCAAACGTGACCAACGAGGGCGTCAGGCAGGCGGGATTTAAATTAATCCGTTGTTAGGCACTCTTAATCTCAGTCTTCTTGTTATTCATATTGCATGAGTCGCTGTTCATCAGCCCAAACGGGATTTCCCGGGATTAAATGCCATAGACAGGCACGGTTTTACGCTGCCATACCATCCACAAAATCAGTTCGAGATATACCCCGAGTTTAAGAACCCACCATTATGAACCTTACCGAATTAAAAAATACGCCGGTTTCAGAGCTAGTGACCCTCGGCGAGAATATGGGGCTGGAAAACCTGGCCCGCATGCGTAAACAAGACATCATCTTCGCCATCCTCAAGCAGCATGCCAAGAGCGGCGAGGATATCTTCGGCGATGGCGTGCTGGAAATTTTGCAGGACGGATTCGGTTTTCTCCGCTCCAGCGACAGTTCCTACCTTGCCGGCCCCGATGATATTTACGTTTCCCCCAGCCAGATCCGCCGCTTTAACCTGCGCACCGGCGACACCATTTCCGGCAAGATCCGTCCGCCGAAAGAGGGCGAGCGCTACTTTGCGCTGCTGAAAGTCAACGAAGTCAACTACGACAAGCCGGAAAACGCCCGCAACAAGATCCTGTTTGAAAACCTGACGCCGCTGCACGCCAATTCGCGTTTGCGCATGGAGCGCGGTAACGGCTCTACCGAAGATTTGACCGCGCGCGTTCTGGATCTTGCCTCGCCTATCGGCCGCGGCCAGCGTGGCCTGATCGTGGCGCCGCCGAAAGCCGGTAAAACCATGCTGCTGCAAAATATCGCCCAAAGCATCGCCTATAATCACCCCGACTGCGTGCTGATGGTGCTGCTGATTGACGAACGTCCGGAAGAGGTGACCGAGATGCAGCGTCTGGTGAAAGGCGAAGTCATCGCTTCGACCTTCGACGAGCCGGCGTCTCGCCACGTGCAGGTCGCCGAAATGGTGATAGAAAAAGCCAAGCGCCTGGTTGAACATAAGAAAGACGTTATAATCCTGCTGGACTCCATTACCCGCCTGGCGCGCGCCTACAACACCGTCGTACCCGCTTCCGGCAAGGTATTGACCGGCGGTGTCGACGCCAACGCCCTGCATCGTCCGAAACGTTTCTTCGGCGCCGCGCGTAATATGGAAGAGGGCGGTAGCCTGACCATCATCGCCACCGCGCTTATCGATACCGGCTCGAAGATGGACGAAGTGATTTACGAAGAGTTCAAGGGCACAGGCAACATGGAACTGCACCTGTCGCGTAAAATCGCCGAGAAACGTGTTTTCCCGGCGATCGATTACAACCGCTCAGGGACCCGTAAAGAAGAATTACTTACCACTCAGGAAGAGCTACAGAAAATGTGGATCCTGCGCAAAATCATCCACCCGATGGGTGAAATTGATGCGATGGAATTCCTGATGAACAAGTTGGCGATGACCAAAACCAACGATGAATTCTTCGACATGATGAAACGTTCGTAAGTCACAAAAACTCGGGTAGCGCCACGTGAGAACGTGGCGTTTTTCTTTTCTAATGCTAGGATAGTCACATCTTTGGTGTGTCCGGTTACACGCGTCTGTGCCTGTCCGGGCGATTTTGATCCTATCTGCACGCCTGACGGAGATTCAGGTGGAACATAAAGAGATAACAGAAACCCTATTTCGTTGTCACAAAACTCAGTGACGAGTAAGGCATCGGAGTTGAGGCGTAAACCATGGTGACGCATTGAACGACCTGATGGATGCAGAGAGCTTTCTATTGTGAACATACTCAATATGAGTACTGATTTTGTTGCTATTTTTCTGTTTTCTTTGCTCTTTTTGTTTTTAGCGCGCAAGGTTGCCAAAAAAATAGGCCTGGTCGACAAGCCCAACTACCGCAAACGCCACCAGGGGCAGATCCCTCTGGTGGGCGGTATTTCCATTTATGCCGGCATCTGCTTCGCCTTTCTCTACACGGATCATTATATTCCTCACGTGTCGCTGTACCTGATGTGCGCAGGCGTCCTGGTCGTGACCGGCGCGCTTGACGATCGGTTCGATATCAGCGTGGTGGCGCGCGCCATCATCCAGGCGCTGGTCGCGGTGGCGATGATGGTCTTCAGCGGCCGCTATATTAATAGCCTGGGCTACATTTTCGGGCCGTGGGAAATGGTGCTGGGGCCATTTGGTTACTTGGTGACGCTATTCGCCGTCTGGGCGGCGATCAACGCGTTCAATATGGTGGACGGTATCGACGGCCTGTTGGGCGGCCTCTCCTGCGTGTCTCTTGGCGCCATGGGCATCCTGCTCACGTTGGACAATAATCCAGGCCTGGCGCTGTGGTGTTTTGCCATGATCGCCGCCATTTTGCCCTATATTTTATTAAACCTTGGGGTGTTCGGCCGACGCTATAAAGTGTTTATGGGCGATGCCGGCAGCACCATGATCGGCTTCACGATTATCTGGCTGTTGCTGCAAAGCACCCAGGGCTGGGGGCACCCGATGAATCCCGTGACCGCCCTGTGGATCATCGCCGTGCCGCTGATGGATATGATAGCCATTATGTACCGCCGGATGCGCAAAGGCATGAGCCCGTTTGCGCCCGACCGGCAGCATATTCACCACCTGATCATGCGCGCGGGCTTCAGCTCGCGCCAGGCGTTTATCATCATTACACTCACCGCCGCGCTACTGGCGTTTTTCGGCGTGGCGGGGGAACGCTGGCTGCGCTGGCCGGAGTCGGTCATGTTGTTGCTGTGGATCGGGGTGTTTTTACTGTATGGCTACGTACTGAAATGCGCCTGGCGGGTCGCCCGCTTCGTCAAGCGAACCAAGCGGCGGCTTAGCCACTACAAAAAAAACACCACCTTAAACGGAAATTCGGGGCGAAAATGACACCTGCTAGCTCACCCTCCTCCGCCGGCCGGGGACAGGCTATCGACAATGAACTGGACTTGCGCGGTTTGCTATGCGTGCTGTGGCGCGGCAAGGTTACCGTCATCGCCTATGCGCTCGCGTTTGCGCTGGGCGCGCTTATATACTCCTTCGTGGTGCGCCAGGAGTGGACCGCCATCGCCATTACCGACAAACCGACGGTGAATGTACTGGGCGGCTACTTCTCCCAGCAGCAGTTTTTGCGCAATTTGGATGTGAAAAATACCGCGCTGCCGACCTCTGACACCCCCTCGATTGCCGATGAAGCGTATCAGGAATTCTTGCGCCAGCTCGCATCCTACGACACCCGCCGGGATTTCTGGCTCGCCAGCCCCTATTATCAAACGCGCAAAAAGGGCGACGTCCACGCCGACGCGGTGCTGCTGGATGAGTTGATCAACGCCATTCAGTTCCTGCCGCGCGACGAGGTGAAAAAACTGCCCGACAGCGCGCGGCTGGTGGCGGAGACCGCGCCGGACGCCAATCAGCTGCTGCGTCGCTATGTGGATTTCGCCAACCAGCGCGCGGCCAACCTTCTCAATGAGGATGTTATGGCCGCCTGGGCCGCGCGCACCGTTTCGCTCAAAGCGCAGGTGAAGCGGCAGGAGGCGGTGGCCGCGGCGGTCTATCAGCGCGAGCAGCAACAGCTTAATCAGGCGTTGAAACTGGCGCTCGCGCAGGGTATCGACCGCAGCCGAACCGACGTCGCCGCTGAGAATTTGCCGCAATCCGAAATGTTTCTGCTGGGACACCCGCTCCTGCAGGCACGTTTGGACGCTCTGCAGGCGGCCGGACCGGCCTATGATACCGATTACGACCAAAACCGCGCGATGTTGACTACCCTCAATGTAGGGCCGGTTTTAAACAAAAGCTTTAAGACCTACCGTTATTTGAGGACCCCTGAAGAGCCGGTAAAACGCGATAAGCCACGCCGCCTGTTCCTGCTTGTGCTGTGGGGAGCCGTAGGTATGCTGCTGGGCGCGGGCGTCGCGCTGGCGCGCCGTCGTTAATGCCGCCGACAGGCATTAAACTGTCGGAATAGTCCGCTGCCGTTAGCCGCGCGGCCGAATGTATTCCAAGCCGTTGCCGGCTTTGCTCAGAATAAAGGGAACTGTTGTGAAAGTGTTAGTCGTCTTTGGCACACGGCCGGAAGCCATCAAAATGGCGCCGCTGGTTCTGGCCCTGGCCGCTGATCCGGCCTTCGAGACCCGCGTCTGCGTGACGGCCCAACATCGCGAGATGCTGGATCAGGTGTTGCGCCTGTTTGCGATCGTGCCCGATTACGATTTGGATATCATGCGCCCGGCGCAGGGCCTTGGCGAGATAACCAGCCGCATATTGACCGGCATGCAGCCCGTCCTGGACGACTTCCGTCCAGACGTGGTGCTGGTGCATGGCGATACCACCACCACTCTGGCCGCCAGTCTGGCGGCGTTTTATCAACATATCCCCGTGGGCCATGTGGAAGCGGGCCTGCGCACCGGCGATCTCTCCTCTCCCTGGCCGGAGGAGGCGAATCGTAAATTGACCGGCCACCTGGCCCGCTGGCATTTCGCGCCCACCGACAATGCCCGCGCCAATTTGCTGGCTGAAGGGCTGCCGGCGGCGCGCATCGCGGTGACCGGCAATACGGTAATTGACGCGCTATTTTGGGTGCGGGACCGGGTAATCAGTAATGCCGGGCTGCGCGCCAGCCTGGATGAGCGTTACGCGTTTCTCGACGGTGTGCAGAAGATGATATTGGTCACCGGCCACCGCCGCGAGAGCTTTGGCGACGGTTTCAAGCGTATTTGCGCCGCGCTGGCGCGTATTGCACTCGATCACCCCGACGTGCAGGTGGTCTATCCGGTGCATCTTAATCCTAACGTTAGCGAACCGGTAAACCGTATGCTGAGCGGTATCGCCAATATAAAACTCATTGATCCACAGGACTATTTGCCGTTCGTTTATTTAATGAATCGCGCCACGATTATTCTGACGGATTCCGGCGGGATCCAGGAAGAAGCTCCCTCGTTGGGGAAACCGGTGCTGGTGATGCGCGATACCACCGAGCGGCCGGAGGCGGTGGCGGCCGGCACCGTGCGGCTGGTAGGGACGGACGAGCAGGCGATTCACCAGGCGGTATCGCAGTTGCTCAATGATGCCCAGGCGTATCAACGGATGAGCCGGGCGCATAACCCCTACGGCGATGGCCATGCCTGTGAGCGGATTATCACGGTATTAAAAAAAGATAGCAGGTGAATCCATGAATTTTGACACAATTTCCGTTATTGGACTGGGGTATATCGGTCTGCCCACCGCCGCGGCGTTTGCCTCGCGCCGCAAACGGGTGATAGGCGTAGACACAAATCAGCATGCGGTGGACACCATTAACCGCGGCGCAATACACATCATTGAACCGGATTTGGACCGGGTTGTGACCGATGCCGTGCGCCAGGGGCTGCTGCGGGCGGTGAGCCAGCCGCAGCCGGCGGACGCGTTTCTCATCGCCGTACCGACACCCTTTCAGGATGACCATGAACCGGATCTGAGCTATGTCAAGGCGGCGGCGTTATCGCTGGCGCCGGTTTTAGCGCCGGGATGTTTGGTAATCCTTGAGTCCACGTCGCCGGTGGGAACAACTGAACAGATGGCCGGCTGGCTGGCGGACGCGCGTCCCGATCTGACCTTCCCGCACCAGGCGGGAGAGGCGGCGGATATCAATATCGCCTATTGCCCGGAGCGCGTGCTGCCCGGCAAAATTATGGTGGAGCTGATTAAAAATGATCGGGTGATCGGCGGCATGACGCCGCGCTGCTCGGCGCGCGCCGCCGAGCTGTATCGCATCTTCCTGGAAGGTGAGTGCGTGGTGTCCAATGCCCGCACCGCCGAAATGTGCAAGCTGACCGAGAATAGCTTCCGCGATGTGAACATAGCCTTTGCCAATGAGCTGTCGGTCATCTGCGCGGAACAGCAAATCAACGTCTGGGAGCTGATAGCGCTGGCCAATCGCCATCCGCGGGTCAATATTTTGCAGCCGGGACCGGGCGTCGGCGGCCATTGCATCGCGGTGGATCCGTGGTTTATCGTGGCCCAGAATCCGGCGCAGGCGCGGCTTATCCGCACCGCGCGCCAGGTGAATGACGACAAACCCGATTGGGTGGTGGAAAAAGTGAAGGCGGCGGTGGCGGACTGCCTTAACGACAGCGGGCGCGGCAGTAGCGATGTGACCATCGCTTGCTTCGGGCTGGCGTTTAAACCGGATATCGACGACCTGCGTGAAAGCCCGGCGCTGCATGTGACCGAGCTCATCGCCCGCTGGCATCGCGGTCAGACGTTGGCGGTGGAGCCGAATGTCGACGCGTTGCCGGCCTCGTTGGACGGATTGGTCACCCTGGCGGACAGGGACCAGGCGCTGGCGACGGCCGATGTTCTGGTTATGCTGGTGGATCATCGCCAATTCCGCGCCCTCGCGCCTTCCGCCATCCGCCAGCGCTGGGTGGTGGATACGCGCGGAGTCTGGCGATGAGACGCCTGCTGATTACCGGCGGCGCGGGGTTTATCGGCTCGGCGCTGGTACGCTATATTCTCGGCGCCACCGCGGATCGGGTGTTAGTGGTGGATAAACTGACCTATGCCGGCAATCTGGACTCGCTGGCACCCGTCGCCGACCATCCCCATTATCGCTTTGCCCGCGCCGATATCGGTGACGGCCCGACAATGGCGCGGCTGCTCGCGGAGTTCCAGCCGGATGCCATCATGCATCTGGCGGCGGAAAGCCATGTCGATCGCTCCATTGACGGCCCGGCGGCGTTTATCGATACCAACATCACCGGGACCTCGATTCTGCTGGAAGCGGCGCGCGGGTATTGGCAGACCCTGCCTACGGCCGCGCGCGCCGCCTTTCGCTTTCACCATGTCTCCACCGATGAAGTGTACGGCGACCTGCCCAATGACGGTAGCCGGTTTAACGAAAGCTCGCCTTATGCGCCCAGCAGTCCCTACTCCGCCTCGAAAGCCGCCAGCGACCACCTGGCGCGCGCCTGGATGCGCACCTTTGGCCTGCCGGTGCTGGTGACGAATTGTTCCAATAATTATGGCCCCTATCACTTCCCGGAAAAGCTGATCCCGTTGATGATTATCAACGCCTTGGCGGGTAAACCGCTGCCGGTGTACGGCGACGGCGGTCAGATCCGCGACTGGCTGTATGTGGAGGATCATGCCCGCGCCCTCTATCAGGTGGTGACCCGCGGCCGCCCTGGTGAGACTTATGTCATCGGCGGCCATAACGAGCGGCGCAACATCGACGTAGTAGAAGCGCTGTGCGGGCTGCTGGAGCAGGCCGGTGCGCCTCATCCCCCCGGCGTCGTCGCGTTCAGGCAGCTCATCACGCAGGTGGAAGATCGGCCGGGGCACGACCGGCGTTATGCGATTGACGCCGGTAAGATTGCGCGCGAATTGGGTTGGCGGCCGCAGGAAACCTTCGACAGCGGGCTGGCCAAGACCGTGCAGTGGTACCTAACCCATCATGAATGGTGGCAGCGGGTGCTGGACGGTCGCTATCGCGGCGAGCGTCTCGGCCTCGGGCCGGGCCAGTAAGGCGAGGAGAACAGATGAAAGGTATCGTTCTGGCGGGCGGCAGCGGCAGCCGCCTCTATCCGATCACCCGCGGGATTTCCAAACAACTGTTGCCCGTGTACGACAAACCGATGATCTATTATCCGCTGTCGGTGCTGATGCTGGCGGGGATCCGCGACATCCTGATTATCACCACCCCGGAAGAAATGCCGCTATTCAAGCGGCTGCTCGGCGCGGGCGAGGCGTTCGGTATTCGTCTGACTTATGCCGCCCAGCCCCGTCCCGAGGGAATAGCGCAGGCGTTCCTGATTGGCGAAAGCTTTATCGGCGACGACCGCTGCTGTCTGGTGCTTGGCGACAATATCTATTTTGGTCAGGGCTTTAGCCCCAAACTGCGGCAGGTGGCCGCGCGCGAGCAGGGCGCGACGCTGTTCGCCTACCAGGTGATGGATCCCGAGCGGTTCGGCGTGGTGGCGTTCGATGACGATTTCCGCGCCGTCGCGCTGGAGGAAAAACCGGCCCATCCCCGCTCCCGCTGGGCGGTAACCGGTCTCTATTTCTATGATCGCCAGGTGGTGGAGTTCGCGAGACGGGTTACGCCTTCGGCGCGCGGAGAGCTGGAGATCACCTCGATAAACCAGATGTATCTGGAGCAGGGCGGGCTGCAGGTCGAGCTGCTGGGGCGCGGTTTCGCCTGGCTGGATACCGGCACCCATGACAGCCTGATAGAGGCCAGTACCTTTGTACAGACGGTCGAAAAGCGCCAGGGATTCAAAATCGCCTGTCTGGAAGAAATCGGCTGGCGCAACGGCTGGCTCGATGATGACGGCGTGCGGCGCGCGGCGCAGGCGCTGGCGAAAACCGGCTACGGCCAATACCTGATGGATCTGCTCCATGTCCGCCCGCGCCAGTATTGACCTCCTGGCCTGGGAGAGCGAGTTTTTCGGCCGCCGCCTGGGCCGCGTCGTGTTTGACGACGCCGCGCCGCGTTTGACCCCGTCGGCGCTGACGGGATTTGCGCTGGTGCAGGCGAAAGTGGCGGCGCAGGCCACGGCACAAATGGATGCGCTTAGCGCCATCGGATTTCGGCCGGTGGAAGGCGAAATGGACTGCTGTTATACCCTGCCGGCCTGCGCCGGCGGCGCGCCGGTCGCGGGCGCTGCGGCGCTGCCGGCGGCGGAAATGCGGCTGGCGGGGGAGGCGGATATATCCGCGCTGCGCGCGCTGGCGGCGCAGACGTTGGTGCAAAGCCGCTTTCGGGCGCCGTGGTTCAGCGACGAAGAGCGCCAGCGCTTTTACGCGCAGTGGGTGGCAAATGCCGTACGGGGCAGTTTTGATCACCTCTGCCTGGTGGCGCAGGGGCCCGACGGTATTTCGGGGCTGGTAACG
This region includes:
- the rho gene encoding transcription termination factor Rho; this translates as MNLTELKNTPVSELVTLGENMGLENLARMRKQDIIFAILKQHAKSGEDIFGDGVLEILQDGFGFLRSSDSSYLAGPDDIYVSPSQIRRFNLRTGDTISGKIRPPKEGERYFALLKVNEVNYDKPENARNKILFENLTPLHANSRLRMERGNGSTEDLTARVLDLASPIGRGQRGLIVAPPKAGKTMLLQNIAQSIAYNHPDCVLMVLLIDERPEEVTEMQRLVKGEVIASTFDEPASRHVQVAEMVIEKAKRLVEHKKDVIILLDSITRLARAYNTVVPASGKVLTGGVDANALHRPKRFFGAARNMEEGGSLTIIATALIDTGSKMDEVIYEEFKGTGNMELHLSRKIAEKRVFPAIDYNRSGTRKEELLTTQEELQKMWILRKIIHPMGEIDAMEFLMNKLAMTKTNDEFFDMMKRS
- the wzzE gene encoding ECA polysaccharide chain length modulation protein produces the protein MTPASSPSSAGRGQAIDNELDLRGLLCVLWRGKVTVIAYALAFALGALIYSFVVRQEWTAIAITDKPTVNVLGGYFSQQQFLRNLDVKNTALPTSDTPSIADEAYQEFLRQLASYDTRRDFWLASPYYQTRKKGDVHADAVLLDELINAIQFLPRDEVKKLPDSARLVAETAPDANQLLRRYVDFANQRAANLLNEDVMAAWAARTVSLKAQVKRQEAVAAAVYQREQQQLNQALKLALAQGIDRSRTDVAAENLPQSEMFLLGHPLLQARLDALQAAGPAYDTDYDQNRAMLTTLNVGPVLNKSFKTYRYLRTPEEPVKRDKPRRLFLLVLWGAVGMLLGAGVALARRR
- the wecA gene encoding UDP-N-acetylglucosamine--undecaprenyl-phosphate N-acetylglucosaminephosphotransferase, giving the protein MNILNMSTDFVAIFLFSLLFLFLARKVAKKIGLVDKPNYRKRHQGQIPLVGGISIYAGICFAFLYTDHYIPHVSLYLMCAGVLVVTGALDDRFDISVVARAIIQALVAVAMMVFSGRYINSLGYIFGPWEMVLGPFGYLVTLFAVWAAINAFNMVDGIDGLLGGLSCVSLGAMGILLTLDNNPGLALWCFAMIAAILPYILLNLGVFGRRYKVFMGDAGSTMIGFTIIWLLLQSTQGWGHPMNPVTALWIIAVPLMDMIAIMYRRMRKGMSPFAPDRQHIHHLIMRAGFSSRQAFIIITLTAALLAFFGVAGERWLRWPESVMLLLWIGVFLLYGYVLKCAWRVARFVKRTKRRLSHYKKNTTLNGNSGRK
- the rhlB gene encoding ATP-dependent RNA helicase RhlB, with translation MSKTHLTEKKFSDFALHPLIVEALDSKGFNNCTPIQALTLPITLAGKDVAGQAQTGTGKTLAFLTATFHHLLTHPAAEGRQTNQPRALIMAPTRELAVQIHSDAEPLAQATGLKMGLAYGGDGYDKQLKVLEAGVDILVGTTGRLIDYTKQNYVNMGAIQVVVLDEADRMFDLGFIKDIRWLFRRMPAAAERLNMLFSATLSYRVRELAFEHMNNAEYVEVEPLQKTGHRIQEELFYPSNEEKMRLLQTLVEEEWPDRCIIFANTKHRCEDIWGHLAADGHRVGLLTGDVSQKRRLRILEEFTQGALDILVATDVAARGLHIPSVTHVFNYDLPDDCEDYVHRIGRTGRAGESGCSISLACEEYALNLTAIESYIGHQIPVSKYNSDALLTDLPAPKRLTRPRNGSGPRRSGGPRRSGAPRHNRKRPG
- the gppA gene encoding guanosine-5'-triphosphate,3'-diphosphate diphosphatase, whose translation is MISASSLYAAIDLGSNSFHMLVVREVSGTVQTLARIKRKVRLAAGLNGDNRLSSDAMQRGWQCLRLFAEHLQDIPPAHVRVVATATLRLATNAAEFLGPASDILGCPVQVISGEEEARLIYQGVAHTTGGSDERLVVDIGGGSTELVVGRGAQALELFSLEMGCVTWLERYFNDRSLTRENFERAEHAAREKIRPVAFRLLARGWQVCVGASGTVQALQEIMVAQGMDEHITLSKLLQLKQRAIHCGKLEELEIEGLTLDRALVFPSGLAILLAVFAELGIKTMTLAGGALREGMMYGMMALPAGGDIRQRTLENLQRRYQLDTEQAQRVARLADGFARQVAETWQLDERCFTLLRCASMIHEIGLSIDIKRAPHHAAYLVRHTDLPGFTPAQQKLIATLLQNQSNHIDLTQLNEQNSLPPRIAQRLCRLMRLAIIFASRRRDDALPAVELRAMDETLHVLLPHDWLNQHPLRAEYLEQESQWQSYVHWPLLLEEAPQS
- the trxA gene encoding thioredoxin TrxA; this encodes MSDKIIHLSDDSFEKDVLQAKGLFLVDFWAEWCGPCKMIAPILAEVADEFDGKLTIAKLNIDENPATAPKYGIRGIPTLLLFRDGEVVATKVGALSKGQLKEFLNANL